In a single window of the Terriglobus roseus genome:
- a CDS encoding dienelactone hydrolase family protein: protein MILAPHEFVTLDTPYGPMRTHIVRPAAPGKYPGLVFYSEIFQITEPIRRTAALLAGHGYIVAMPEVYHEFLPAGEVLAYDQAGSDVGNKYKYEKELASYDADTRAVLDHLKSRPDCTGQLGAIGICLGGHLSFRAAMEPDVCATVCFYGTDIHKGSLGKGQNDDSLARAADIRGELLMIWGRQDPHIPLEGRRIVLARLDELNLRFAWHEVNGAHAFMRDEGARYDPELAMHLYRKTLDLFHRSLGAGDR, encoded by the coding sequence TTGATTCTTGCACCGCACGAGTTTGTCACGCTGGATACGCCCTATGGTCCGATGCGGACACACATTGTTCGTCCTGCCGCGCCGGGAAAGTATCCGGGACTGGTCTTTTATTCAGAGATTTTTCAGATCACCGAGCCCATTCGCCGCACGGCCGCGCTGTTGGCGGGGCATGGGTACATCGTCGCGATGCCCGAGGTTTATCACGAGTTTCTGCCGGCTGGGGAGGTGCTTGCGTATGACCAGGCAGGGTCCGACGTCGGCAATAAGTACAAGTACGAGAAGGAACTTGCCAGCTACGACGCGGACACGCGCGCGGTGCTGGATCACCTGAAGTCTCGTCCGGATTGCACCGGGCAGCTTGGTGCAATTGGCATCTGCCTGGGTGGTCACCTGTCGTTTCGTGCGGCCATGGAGCCGGACGTTTGTGCCACCGTCTGCTTCTATGGCACGGACATCCACAAGGGGTCGCTGGGCAAGGGGCAGAATGACGACTCGCTCGCTCGGGCGGCGGACATCAGGGGTGAGCTGTTAATGATCTGGGGTCGTCAGGATCCGCACATCCCGCTTGAAGGTCGCCGGATTGTTCTGGCTCGGTTGGATGAGTTGAATTTGCGTTTTGCCTGGCATGAGGTGAACGGAGCACATGCGTTCATGCGTGACGAGGGTGCTCGATACGATCCGGAGCTCGCGATGCACCTGTACCGAAAAACGCTGGATCTCTTCCATCGCAGTCTGGGGGCTGGCGATCGGTAA
- a CDS encoding TIGR01777 family oxidoreductase, protein MKIIIPGGSGQVGTMLAKALHARGDDVLVLSRKPSQAPWRTAAWDGTTAGTWVCEIDGADAVIHLSGRSVNCRYTPENRKQIVESRTLTTRAVGEAIGRAKHPPRVWLNAATSTVYRHSIDKPQDEFTGEWGGAEPGVPETWSFSVGVGRQWEAELNAAPTPATRRIALRTSMVMSPDTGGVFDVLLGLVRHGLGGTQGNGNQYVSWMHDQDFVRATLFLLENENISGPVNMCAPRPVPNRDFMRELRLAAGHRLGLPATAAMLEVGAIFVRTETELILKSRRVAPAVLEQAGFDFHFPEWPSAAKNLVRRWRVTHG, encoded by the coding sequence ATGAAGATCATCATCCCAGGCGGATCGGGCCAGGTTGGAACGATGCTCGCCAAGGCGCTGCACGCCCGCGGCGACGACGTGCTCGTACTCTCGCGCAAGCCGTCCCAGGCTCCATGGCGAACCGCTGCATGGGATGGAACAACCGCTGGCACATGGGTTTGCGAAATCGACGGCGCAGACGCTGTCATTCATCTCAGCGGTCGCAGTGTGAACTGCCGTTACACCCCTGAGAACCGCAAACAGATCGTCGAATCACGGACCCTGACCACGCGGGCCGTCGGCGAAGCTATCGGCCGCGCGAAGCATCCGCCAAGGGTCTGGCTCAACGCTGCCACCTCCACCGTCTATCGGCACTCCATCGACAAGCCGCAGGACGAGTTCACCGGCGAGTGGGGCGGGGCCGAGCCCGGCGTTCCCGAGACATGGTCCTTCTCCGTAGGCGTCGGACGTCAGTGGGAGGCCGAACTCAACGCCGCCCCAACACCTGCGACGCGACGCATCGCTCTGCGCACTTCGATGGTCATGAGCCCGGACACCGGTGGCGTCTTCGACGTCCTGCTCGGCCTCGTCCGTCACGGTCTGGGCGGTACGCAGGGCAACGGCAACCAGTACGTCTCATGGATGCACGATCAGGACTTCGTACGCGCCACGCTTTTCCTCCTCGAAAACGAGAACATCAGCGGCCCGGTCAACATGTGCGCACCCCGCCCCGTGCCCAACCGCGACTTCATGCGAGAGTTGCGGCTTGCAGCCGGCCACCGCCTCGGCCTTCCCGCAACCGCAGCCATGCTTGAAGTCGGCGCCATCTTTGTGCGGACGGAGACCGAGCTAATCCTCAAGAGCCGGCGTGTCGCCCCTGCCGTCCTCGAACAGGCCGGCTTCGACTTCCACTTTCCAGAGTGGCCCTCCGCCGCAAAGAACCTCGTCCGACGCTGGCGAGTGACCCACGGTTGA
- a CDS encoding ABC transporter ATP-binding protein gives MADETQVPDQQPRNDGPVLELKDVSIIFERDPVLNGVSLTVNPGETRVLLGPAGGGKSVLMKLINGLMKPDSGSIKVFGEEITTMSERDLFKMRRRVGMVFQESALFDSMNVEDNVAYRLNEEGVSAEESHKRVEEALQFVELSQAIEKFPSELSGGMRRRVSIARAIITKPDLILYDSPTGGLDPITSTTIVELVIKQRDVSHTTSLMITHRLQDAFLLATSRWDTESNTAKPIPDNGVDENTKFLVLNEGKVVFDGTTLELTHSEDPWIKSYLE, from the coding sequence ATGGCCGATGAGACCCAGGTGCCAGACCAGCAGCCACGGAACGATGGCCCCGTCCTCGAATTGAAGGACGTCAGCATCATCTTCGAGCGCGACCCCGTACTCAACGGCGTCAGCCTCACCGTTAACCCAGGCGAGACGCGCGTGCTCCTCGGCCCCGCCGGCGGTGGAAAGAGCGTCCTCATGAAGCTCATCAACGGCCTCATGAAGCCCGACAGCGGCAGCATCAAAGTCTTCGGCGAAGAGATCACCACCATGTCCGAACGCGATCTCTTCAAGATGCGTCGCCGCGTCGGCATGGTCTTCCAGGAGTCCGCGCTCTTCGACTCTATGAACGTCGAAGACAATGTCGCCTATCGCCTCAACGAAGAAGGCGTATCTGCGGAGGAATCGCACAAACGTGTCGAAGAGGCTCTGCAATTCGTCGAACTCAGCCAGGCCATCGAAAAGTTCCCCTCCGAACTCTCCGGCGGCATGCGCCGACGCGTTTCTATCGCCCGCGCTATCATCACCAAGCCGGACCTGATCCTCTACGACTCGCCCACCGGCGGGCTCGATCCCATCACATCCACAACGATCGTGGAACTGGTCATCAAGCAGCGTGACGTCTCACACACCACGTCACTCATGATCACGCACCGTCTTCAGGATGCTTTTCTGCTCGCCACAAGCCGCTGGGACACTGAGAGCAATACTGCGAAGCCCATTCCGGACAACGGTGTGGATGAGAACACGAAGTTCCTCGTCCTGAACGAGGGTAAGGTCGTCTTCGATGGCACCACACTCGAGCTCACCCACTCGGAAGACCCCTGGATCAAGAGTTATCTTGAGTAA
- a CDS encoding MlaE family ABC transporter permease translates to MKFASPTEFAKEKLIAVQDYSLLCARAIGSLFTPPIYLADIFTQMDSIGIGSLPIVILAGFFTGCVLALQSVASLKQFGAVSMTATLVSLSMVKELGPVLTGLMVSGRNASGMASELGSMKVTEQIDAMRALGVDPIRKLVTPRITATVFMLFWLTILSDGVGMLGGGLVGVFMLGLNGHSYLRTSYRALLYGDVVQGMTKPIFFGFIISSVGCYFGMSTKGGTQGVGKATTQAVVVSSVFIIVIDFLISRATIGIFGR, encoded by the coding sequence ATGAAATTTGCGTCCCCAACGGAGTTCGCCAAAGAAAAGCTGATCGCGGTCCAGGACTATTCGCTCCTGTGCGCTCGCGCGATCGGCTCGCTCTTCACGCCACCCATTTACCTGGCCGATATCTTTACGCAGATGGATTCCATCGGGATCGGCTCTCTGCCCATCGTCATCCTCGCCGGTTTCTTTACCGGATGCGTTCTGGCACTGCAGTCGGTCGCTTCCCTGAAGCAATTCGGCGCGGTCAGTATGACGGCCACGCTCGTCTCGCTCTCCATGGTGAAGGAACTTGGCCCTGTGCTGACAGGCCTCATGGTCTCCGGCCGAAACGCCTCGGGTATGGCCAGTGAACTCGGCTCCATGAAAGTGACCGAACAGATCGACGCGATGCGCGCACTGGGCGTCGATCCCATTCGCAAACTGGTCACTCCACGCATCACAGCGACCGTCTTCATGCTCTTCTGGCTCACGATCCTGTCGGACGGCGTCGGCATGCTCGGCGGCGGCCTGGTCGGCGTCTTCATGCTGGGCCTCAACGGCCATAGCTACCTGCGGACCAGCTACCGCGCTCTCCTCTACGGCGATGTCGTTCAGGGTATGACGAAGCCCATTTTCTTCGGCTTCATCATCTCCTCGGTCGGCTGCTACTTCGGCATGAGCACGAAGGGCGGCACTCAGGGTGTCGGCAAGGCCACCACGCAGGCTGTCGTTGTGTCGTCAGTCTTCATCATCGTCATCGACTTCCTGATCAGCCGAGCCACAATCGGCATCTTCGGTCGCTAA
- a CDS encoding zinc-dependent alcohol dehydrogenase: MSKTMQAVVLHGREDLRLETVAVPQPGPGELLLRVGAALTCGTDLKVYRRGYHAKMLVPPTLFGHEIAGTVISTGADVAGFEPGDRVVALNSAPCGACLFCRRDQPNLCSDLLFNNGAYAEYIRIPARIVAKNTLHVPNDVPFQHAALTEPLACVVHGLEQCNPRTGDTVVVIGAGPIGLMFLRTAQIAGCRVIAVVKRDDQIVSAKRFGADEVVQIAEGVDTVAAVRALTEDGEGADIVVECVATPATWEQSVEMVRKGGVVNLFGGPPSGTTVSFDTNRLHYGDIMLKATFHHTPAACRRAFELITSGRMRAEDFITATTGLSDVPDVFRRMLVRSATGTLDIKTAVLPEVVQ, encoded by the coding sequence ATGTCCAAGACCATGCAGGCAGTTGTACTCCACGGCAGGGAAGATCTTCGGTTGGAGACGGTGGCCGTGCCGCAACCCGGGCCGGGCGAACTGCTGCTGCGCGTTGGCGCGGCGCTGACCTGCGGCACGGATTTGAAGGTCTATCGGCGCGGCTATCACGCGAAGATGCTGGTACCACCGACTCTCTTCGGGCATGAGATTGCGGGAACCGTGATCTCCACGGGCGCTGATGTGGCCGGGTTCGAACCGGGGGATCGCGTGGTGGCGCTTAACTCAGCGCCATGTGGCGCATGCCTTTTCTGCCGGCGCGACCAGCCAAATCTTTGCAGCGATCTGCTCTTCAACAATGGCGCCTATGCGGAATACATTCGCATCCCCGCCCGCATCGTTGCGAAGAATACGCTCCATGTACCGAACGATGTGCCGTTTCAACACGCGGCGCTCACCGAACCGCTGGCTTGTGTGGTGCATGGGCTGGAGCAGTGCAATCCGCGTACAGGCGATACCGTTGTGGTGATTGGTGCGGGGCCCATTGGCCTTATGTTTCTTCGAACAGCGCAGATTGCTGGTTGCCGCGTGATTGCGGTGGTGAAGCGGGATGACCAGATTGTAAGCGCGAAGCGCTTTGGCGCGGATGAGGTGGTGCAGATTGCCGAGGGCGTGGACACCGTCGCCGCTGTTCGTGCACTGACGGAGGACGGTGAGGGCGCGGACATCGTCGTGGAGTGCGTTGCGACGCCTGCGACCTGGGAGCAGTCCGTGGAGATGGTGCGAAAGGGCGGCGTGGTGAATCTGTTCGGCGGACCGCCCAGCGGAACAACGGTTTCGTTCGATACCAACCGGCTGCACTACGGCGACATTATGCTGAAGGCGACGTTCCATCACACACCCGCTGCCTGTCGTCGCGCATTTGAGTTGATTACGAGCGGCCGCATGCGTGCGGAAGATTTCATCACCGCCACCACTGGACTCTCCGATGTGCCAGATGTCTTTCGGAGAATGCTGGTTCGTTCCGCGACGGGCACGTTAGATATCAAGACGGCGGTCCTGCCGGAGGTCGTGCAGTGA
- the hpnC gene encoding squalene synthase HpnC, whose product MSTATASQQRLEGAPVEFLEPATRPTLAEAQAWCKALANSHYENFHVATYFLPAKLRPHFHAVYAYCRVSDDLGDEVPDRATATRLLDTWGAMLNECYDAPEQSRHPVFVALRPSIVECDLPRKPFLDLLCAFQADQVKTRFATLQEDNDYSRDSANPVGSLVLYLCGYRDPAMHALSDKTCTALQLANFWQDVGEDLRERDRVYLPQDRLAKHGLDDDFLKRGVENDAYCAMVRELCAETRAMLLEGAPLIDQVDRELAATLRLFTQGGLAILDAIAAIDYNTLSRRIEVSKSAKMKLLAGAALSKLGVHRGSRGLR is encoded by the coding sequence GTGAGCACCGCGACGGCATCGCAGCAGCGGCTTGAGGGAGCGCCGGTTGAATTTCTCGAGCCGGCAACACGGCCCACGCTAGCCGAGGCGCAGGCCTGGTGCAAGGCTCTGGCGAACTCGCACTATGAGAACTTCCACGTTGCCACGTACTTCCTACCCGCGAAGCTACGGCCGCACTTTCACGCGGTCTACGCCTACTGCCGCGTGTCGGACGATCTTGGCGACGAGGTGCCGGACCGCGCGACTGCCACGCGACTGTTGGATACGTGGGGCGCGATGCTGAACGAGTGCTACGACGCCCCGGAGCAGTCGCGGCACCCGGTCTTCGTCGCGTTGCGGCCCAGCATTGTGGAATGCGATCTGCCTCGGAAGCCATTTCTGGATCTGTTGTGTGCGTTCCAGGCCGACCAGGTGAAGACACGTTTCGCGACGCTGCAGGAAGACAACGATTATTCGCGCGACTCAGCGAATCCGGTTGGATCGCTGGTGCTTTACCTCTGTGGCTATCGTGATCCTGCGATGCACGCATTGAGTGACAAGACCTGTACGGCACTGCAACTCGCCAACTTCTGGCAGGATGTGGGCGAGGATCTACGCGAGCGTGACCGTGTTTATCTGCCGCAGGATCGGTTGGCGAAGCATGGACTGGATGACGACTTTCTGAAGCGCGGTGTTGAGAACGATGCTTATTGCGCGATGGTCCGGGAGTTATGCGCAGAGACGCGTGCGATGTTGTTGGAGGGTGCGCCGCTGATCGATCAGGTCGATCGCGAACTGGCCGCGACGCTACGCCTCTTCACCCAGGGCGGGCTTGCGATTTTGGATGCGATTGCTGCCATCGACTACAACACGTTGAGCCGTCGCATTGAAGTGAGCAAAAGCGCGAAGATGAAGCTGCTGGCTGGAGCGGCACTCAGTAAGCTGGGTGTGCATCGTGGTTCGCGAGGTCTGCGGTGA
- a CDS encoding phytoene/squalene synthase family protein, with translation MTAELTAAYAHCRVIAKREAKNFYYGFMALPAHKRDAMCAVYAFMRRADDISDDESLSLDDRRELMSNWLASWRGERAVDPQDRQVFLAVRDVQVSFGVTNDLLEKLVAGTTMDLDPAAPAGVRRIRVDGRTIDQYESAVALERYCYLVASVVGLVTIRIFGFTDPAADAYAEQLGLAFQFTNILRDVKEDAERGRIYLPLEWMEPAGVTSADVLKAADSGEASPAMYSVLAGLGTRAETFYGAQHKLIPLLATDSRAAMRVLISIYHMLLQDIRAKHYRVFQERVSVSTTRKLAVLAKGMLGGLLARGGAKP, from the coding sequence GTGACGGCTGAATTGACCGCGGCATATGCCCACTGCCGCGTCATTGCGAAGCGCGAGGCGAAGAACTTTTATTACGGCTTCATGGCGCTGCCCGCGCACAAGCGCGATGCCATGTGCGCAGTCTATGCGTTCATGCGACGTGCCGATGACATCAGCGACGACGAAAGCCTGTCACTCGATGACCGTCGCGAGCTCATGTCGAACTGGCTGGCCTCGTGGCGCGGTGAGCGTGCCGTCGACCCGCAGGATCGGCAGGTCTTCCTTGCGGTGCGCGACGTACAGGTAAGCTTCGGCGTAACGAACGATCTGCTGGAAAAGCTGGTGGCGGGTACGACGATGGACCTTGATCCCGCTGCGCCTGCGGGTGTGCGACGTATCCGCGTTGATGGCCGCACGATCGACCAGTATGAGTCTGCAGTAGCGCTGGAGCGCTACTGCTATCTGGTTGCGTCGGTGGTCGGCCTTGTGACGATCCGCATCTTCGGTTTCACCGACCCTGCCGCAGATGCATACGCGGAGCAGCTTGGCCTGGCCTTCCAGTTCACTAACATCCTGCGTGACGTAAAGGAAGATGCCGAGCGTGGTCGGATCTATCTGCCGCTGGAGTGGATGGAGCCTGCTGGCGTCACATCGGCCGATGTGTTGAAGGCAGCGGATTCCGGTGAAGCGTCGCCCGCAATGTACTCGGTACTGGCCGGGTTGGGGACGCGTGCAGAGACGTTCTACGGAGCACAGCACAAGTTAATCCCGCTGCTGGCGACCGACAGTCGCGCAGCGATGCGCGTCCTCATCAGCATTTATCACATGCTGCTGCAGGACATTCGCGCGAAGCACTATCGCGTCTTTCAGGAGCGCGTCAGCGTTTCCACGACGCGTAAACTCGCGGTCCTGGCGAAGGGCATGCTGGGCGGCCTGCTGGCGCGCGGCGGAGCGAAGCCTTGA
- the hpnE gene encoding hydroxysqualene dehydroxylase HpnE yields the protein MSIPHFDAVVVGAGLAGLAAASALSGAGGKVLVLERKPFVGGRAYSYEHPSLHEEIDCQHVLLGCCTNLVHLCEQAGVADRVRWYDELTFLEPGHDGKAVRRTTLKPGGMPAPLHTSFDFLRAPMLELTDKIAIARGLMDFMRGYPADDTESFATWLKRTKQTPRAIKHLWEPVIVGALNDGFENCSTKYAGQVFHESFLKSAQGGRLGIPALPLSQFYGHVAEHAVRQGAELRLSQSVTGLSRAREVWTIATSEGGFTADNVVLAVPFQQAASLLPTDASGDALRTQMAQLQNAPITTVHLWFEREITELDHAALLDTGIQWIFQKSRIRRTAGQGSYCELTISASFAELHQTREEILANALRELAMFFPKVREVKLVKSGILKEARATFSVTPGSDALRPAQRTVWPGLFLAGDWTTTGWPSTMEGAVRSGYLAAGTVAGTNFLKPDLPAEGLMRMIAP from the coding sequence TTGAGCATTCCTCACTTTGATGCGGTGGTCGTGGGCGCGGGACTTGCCGGCCTTGCAGCGGCATCCGCGCTAAGCGGTGCGGGCGGCAAGGTGCTGGTGCTGGAGCGCAAGCCGTTTGTGGGCGGTCGCGCTTACTCGTACGAGCATCCGTCTCTGCACGAAGAGATCGATTGCCAGCATGTGCTGCTGGGCTGTTGTACAAATCTTGTTCATCTTTGCGAGCAGGCGGGAGTTGCGGATCGCGTCCGCTGGTATGACGAACTCACGTTCCTTGAGCCGGGCCATGATGGCAAGGCCGTCCGTCGCACCACACTGAAGCCGGGTGGCATGCCTGCGCCGCTGCATACTTCGTTCGATTTCCTGCGCGCACCGATGCTCGAGCTTACCGACAAGATCGCGATCGCTCGTGGCCTGATGGATTTCATGCGCGGCTATCCGGCGGACGATACGGAGAGCTTCGCCACCTGGTTGAAGCGGACGAAGCAAACGCCGCGCGCGATCAAACACCTGTGGGAGCCTGTCATTGTCGGCGCGCTGAATGATGGCTTCGAGAACTGCTCGACGAAATATGCGGGACAAGTCTTCCACGAGTCGTTCCTGAAGTCCGCGCAAGGTGGACGTCTCGGTATTCCTGCGCTGCCCCTCTCGCAGTTCTATGGACATGTTGCGGAACATGCGGTGCGCCAGGGCGCGGAGCTGCGGCTGTCACAGTCGGTCACCGGACTGTCGCGCGCGCGCGAAGTGTGGACCATTGCTACCAGTGAAGGCGGCTTTACAGCCGACAACGTTGTGCTCGCTGTGCCATTTCAGCAGGCTGCTTCGCTGCTGCCGACGGATGCTTCGGGCGACGCGCTCAGGACTCAGATGGCGCAACTGCAGAATGCGCCGATCACCACGGTTCACCTTTGGTTTGAACGTGAGATCACCGAACTGGATCACGCGGCACTGCTCGACACGGGTATTCAGTGGATCTTTCAGAAGTCGCGCATTCGCCGAACGGCCGGGCAGGGAAGTTACTGTGAGTTGACAATCTCTGCGTCCTTCGCAGAGCTGCACCAGACTCGGGAAGAGATTCTGGCCAATGCTTTGCGCGAGCTTGCGATGTTCTTCCCGAAGGTGCGCGAGGTAAAGCTGGTGAAGAGCGGCATCCTGAAGGAGGCTCGCGCCACGTTCTCGGTCACACCCGGTTCGGATGCTCTTCGTCCTGCGCAGCGTACGGTTTGGCCTGGACTGTTCCTTGCGGGCGATTGGACCACAACGGGATGGCCTTCGACGATGGAGGGCGCGGTTCGTAGTGGCTACCTTGCTGCCGGGACTGTTGCTGGAACGAATTTCCTGAAGCCGGATCTGCCGGCTGAAGGATTAATGCGGATGATTGCTCCTTAG
- a CDS encoding EamA family transporter, producing MIAHLSSDTIITIVIMVLGATVGETLISAAMTRVGDLDEIRAHSGLFGAIKAVVTSPFLIAGIACMAISFFALLFALSGADLSLVAPATNSLTFIATAIAAKLFLKENVDRRRWFAAIFVSAGVFLLTR from the coding sequence ATGATCGCGCACCTGAGCAGCGACACCATCATCACCATCGTCATCATGGTCCTCGGCGCGACCGTCGGCGAGACGCTCATCTCCGCGGCCATGACGCGTGTCGGGGACCTTGATGAGATCCGCGCGCACAGCGGCCTCTTCGGCGCGATAAAGGCCGTCGTCACATCGCCATTCCTCATCGCAGGCATCGCCTGCATGGCGATCAGCTTCTTCGCACTGCTCTTCGCACTCTCCGGCGCAGACCTCAGCCTGGTAGCCCCCGCGACCAACTCACTGACCTTCATCGCAACGGCCATCGCGGCAAAGCTCTTCCTGAAGGAGAACGTGGACCGCCGCCGCTGGTTCGCGGCGATCTTCGTCAGCGCCGGTGTCTTCCTTCTGACTCGTTAG
- a CDS encoding EamA family transporter codes for MSHRLKPSQYAMLIFIMLGASLGDALLSRGMKQVGPVSFAHLGLLLHALINPWVAAGILVLISFMGSYMTALSWADLTFVQPATAFGNVVTALIGRLWLHESITPMRWAGIACIVIGVGFVANGPSRTEHLALAELEGVQP; via the coding sequence ATGTCTCATCGTTTAAAGCCTTCACAGTACGCCATGCTCATTTTCATCATGCTCGGTGCGTCCCTGGGCGACGCACTTCTGAGCCGTGGCATGAAGCAGGTCGGTCCCGTCTCGTTCGCCCACCTGGGCCTCCTGCTGCACGCACTGATCAACCCGTGGGTCGCCGCCGGGATTCTCGTGCTCATAAGCTTCATGGGCAGCTACATGACGGCATTGAGTTGGGCCGACCTCACCTTCGTACAGCCTGCAACTGCCTTCGGCAATGTCGTCACCGCTCTTATCGGAAGGCTCTGGCTGCATGAGTCCATCACACCTATGCGCTGGGCCGGCATCGCCTGCATTGTGATCGGCGTAGGCTTCGTGGCGAACGGACCCTCCCGCACCGAGCATCTTGCCTTGGCGGAACTGGAAGGGGTGCAGCCATGA